The proteins below are encoded in one region of Salvelinus fontinalis isolate EN_2023a chromosome 10, ASM2944872v1, whole genome shotgun sequence:
- the LOC129863801 gene encoding betaine--homocysteine S-methyltransferase 1, producing the protein MIMAPAGAKRNILERLDAGEIVIGDGGFVFALEKRGYVKAGPWTPEAAAEHPEAVRQLHREFLRAGSNVMQTFTFYASDDKLENRGNAQRFTGTQINEAACDLAREVANEGDAMVAGGVSQTPSYLSCKCEDEVKGIFKRQLDVFVKKNVDFMIAEYFEHVEEAEWAVQVLKTSGKPVCASLCIGPDGDLNGVSPGDCAVRLVKAGANIVGINCHFDPMTCVKTVKMMKEGVERAGLKAHYMVQPLAFHTPDCNCQGFIDLPEFPFGLEPRILTRWDMHKYAREAFNVGIRFIGGCCGFEPYHIRAVAEELATERGSLPAASEKHGNWGAGLEMHTKPWVRARARRDYWEKLMPASGRPKCPSMSTPDSWGVTKGHADLMQHKEATSQEELKPLFEKAKASH; encoded by the exons ATGATCATGGCACCAGCTGGAGCTAAGAGG AACATTCTGGAGCGCCTGGATGCAGGCGAGATTGTTATTGGGGACGGAGGTTTCGTCTTCGCCCTGGAGAAGAGGGGCTATGTGAAGGCGGGTCCCTGGACTCCTGAGGCTGCCGCCGAGCACCCCGAGGCTG TGAGACAGCTGCACCGCGAATTCCTGCGGGCGGGGTCAAATGTCATGCAGACTTTCACCTTCTACGCCAGCGACGATAAACTGGAGAACAGGGGTAACGCTCAGCGCTTCACT GGCACACAAATCAACGAGGCCGCCTGTGACCTGGCCAGGGAGGTGGCCAATGAGGGCGACGCGATGGTGGCGGGCGGGGTCTCCCAGACCCCCTCTTACTTGAGCTGCAAGTGCGAGGACGAGGTCAAGGGCATCTTCAAGAGGCAGCTTGATGTCTTCGTCAAGAAGAACGTCGATTTCATGATTGCAGAG tACTTTGAGCACGTGGAGGAGGCAGAGTGGGCCGTGCAGGTACTGAAGACCTCGGGCAAGCCAGTGTGTGCCTCTCTGTGTATCGGCCCTGACGGAGACCTCAACGGAGTCAGCCCTGGAGACTGTGCCGTCCGGCTGGTCAAAGCTG GAGCCAATATTGTGGGCATCAACTGTCACTTTGACCCCATGACCTGTGTGAAGACGGTGAAAATGATGAAGGAGGGTGTGGAGAGGGCGGGGCTGAAGGCCCACTACATGGTCCAGCCTCTGGCTTTCCACACCCCTGACTGCAACTGCCAGGGATTCATCGACCTGCCAGAGTTCCCCTTCG gTCTGGAGCCCAGGATTCTGACCAGGTGGGACATGCACAAGTACGCTAGGGAAGCATTCAACGTTGGCATCCGTTTCATCGGCGGCTGCTGCGGCTTCGAGCCCTACCACATCAGGGCTGTGGCTGAGGAGCTGGCCACAGAGAGAGGCTCCCTGCCCGCTGCCTCAGAGAAGCACGGTAACTGGGGTGCTGGTCTGGAGATGCACACCAAGCCATGGGTCCGTGCCAG GGCTCGCCGTGACTACTGGGAGAAGTTGATGCCAGCATCCGGCCGTCCCAAGTGTCCCTCCATGTCCACCCCTGACAGCTGGGGTGTCACCAAGGGCCATGCCGACCTGATGCAGCACAAAGAGGCCACCAGCCAGGAAGAGCTCAAACCCCTGTTTGAGAAGGCCAAGGCCAGCCACTGA